Proteins encoded by one window of Ignavibacteriota bacterium:
- a CDS encoding ABC transporter permease has product MRFFAEAFKFPLEFNELTRQSYLIGYKSLPLVGITGFIIGLVLTIQSRPTLAEFGAESWLPAMIAVSLIREISPVITALICAGKIGSGIGAELASMKVTEQIDAMEVSGIYPFKYLVVTRVLSTTIMLPILTVFSNLIGMAGSFVGVNIKGDVTYQLFMSQALSRLQLSDLISSILKTVSFGLAIGLIATFQGYNSNKGTEGVGAAANASVVHSSLMVFIIDVIAVQISSLFL; this is encoded by the coding sequence ATGAGATTTTTTGCAGAAGCATTTAAATTTCCTCTTGAATTTAACGAATTGACGAGACAATCCTATTTAATCGGTTACAAATCATTGCCTTTGGTTGGTATAACCGGATTTATAATTGGTTTGGTATTAACCATACAATCGCGCCCAACTCTGGCTGAGTTTGGAGCAGAATCATGGCTTCCTGCGATGATTGCTGTTTCCCTCATAAGAGAGATTAGCCCCGTAATCACTGCGTTGATATGTGCGGGAAAAATTGGCTCAGGCATAGGAGCAGAACTTGCCTCAATGAAAGTAACCGAGCAAATAGATGCTATGGAAGTATCAGGCATTTACCCTTTCAAATATTTAGTTGTAACAAGAGTACTTTCGACAACAATTATGCTGCCCATATTGACAGTTTTCAGCAATTTAATCGGAATGGCTGGTTCTTTTGTTGGTGTCAATATCAAAGGTGATGTAACTTATCAGCTATTTATGTCGCAGGCATTGTCAAGATTGCAGTTATCGGATTTAATCTCATCAATTCTGAAGACAGTTTCCTTTGGTCTGGCAATTGGCTTAATCGCGACATTTCAGGGATATAACTCAAACAAAGGTACAGAAGGTGTTGGTGCAGCAGCTAATGCTTCGGTAGTTCATTCATCTTTAATGGTTTTCATTATTGATGTAATTGCAGTTCAGATTTCAAGTTTATTTTTGTAA
- a CDS encoding nucleotidyltransferase domain-containing protein — protein MAQEEIIEKLKIYRNELLKHINLKKMYLFGSYSNNLQTPYSDIDVALIVDKIQGDYLNYHTLIWKLGGDLDSRIEPVVFEEDQPDYSGFFETIKRTGVEII, from the coding sequence ATGGCTCAAGAAGAAATTATAGAGAAATTAAAAATTTACAGAAACGAATTACTGAAACATATCAATTTAAAAAAAATGTATTTGTTTGGTTCATATTCAAATAATCTTCAAACTCCTTATAGCGATATTGATGTTGCATTAATTGTTGATAAAATACAGGGAGATTATTTGAATTATCATACTTTAATTTGGAAATTGGGTGGTGATTTGGATTCAAGAATTGAGCCGGTAGTTTTTGAAGAAGACCAACCAGATTACAGTGGATTCTTTGAAACAATCAAAAGAACAGGTGTTGAAATTATTTGA
- the thpR gene encoding RNA 2',3'-cyclic phosphodiesterase, whose product MEVKRLFIATFAAKYLFERHYSKLQEIFAPVCTGKWTELHNLHFTYKFLGNVEVEKIPEITELIKDKLIEYPGILKFNGLGVMRSPQQPSLLYARVHSPDKSVLTNFFELEKKLTAHGFSREKRKFMPHITLLRVKSSNENFADVYEKNKETYIGKQVNFKVSLVASTLTHEGPIYEIIA is encoded by the coding sequence ATGGAAGTGAAAAGACTCTTTATTGCAACATTTGCGGCAAAATATCTGTTTGAAAGGCATTATTCGAAGTTGCAGGAAATTTTTGCTCCTGTTTGCACAGGGAAATGGACAGAATTACATAATCTCCATTTTACTTACAAATTTTTAGGAAATGTTGAAGTAGAAAAAATTCCTGAAATTACTGAACTAATAAAAGATAAGCTGATCGAATACCCCGGAATACTCAAATTTAACGGACTCGGTGTTATGCGTTCTCCACAGCAGCCAAGTCTTTTGTATGCAAGGGTTCACAGTCCCGATAAGTCAGTCCTGACAAATTTCTTCGAACTCGAAAAAAAGCTTACTGCCCACGGATTTTCAAGAGAAAAGCGGAAATTTATGCCACATATAACCCTTCTAAGGGTTAAAAGTTCCAATGAAAATTTCGCTGATGTATATGAAAAAAATAAGGAAACTTACATAGGTAAGCAAGTCAATTTTAAAGTCAGTCTTGTTGCAAGCACTCTAACTCACGAAGGACCAATTTACGAAATTATTGCTTAA
- the trkA gene encoding Trk system potassium transporter TrkA produces the protein MNIIIVGAGDIGYHLCNRLTEDNNDCTLIELDPDIARKAREHLDASVITGSGSSFKILQRAGIDKADIFIAVTQNDDLNIVASMIAKKSGVKTTIARIRNPEYSLMKGADFGIDLVVHPEMEVAKAVSHLVRQSSASDFYEFENGRIKVIGIRLDDNFEFYGNNLIELSHHFKDLPLRVLAIKRGGITIIPKGQDILLRGDQIFVVASNKYLKEILNFFGKINANIRNVMIVGGGLVGEYVAKDLEKKIYVKIIESNEKKANLLAENLDKSLVIHGDGNDIDLLLSEDLSEMDEFIAVSGDDETNIITSMIASQMNVPRRIIMVKNVDYLRMSAALNVDSILCKPLISVNVIRQFIRRKKLASFAEIPGCDALILEMEADEKSKIVKKPLCDISIPESVIFGAVLRKNNDIEIPTGSTQINPGDKAIVFHLPGTTKDIERLF, from the coding sequence ATGAATATAATAATAGTTGGAGCCGGTGATATTGGCTATCACTTATGCAATCGGTTGACAGAAGATAACAATGACTGCACTTTAATTGAGCTTGACCCTGATATTGCTCGAAAGGCACGTGAGCACCTTGATGCGAGTGTAATTACGGGTAGCGGATCAAGTTTTAAAATTCTACAGCGGGCAGGAATAGATAAAGCTGATATTTTTATAGCTGTAACTCAGAATGACGATCTGAATATTGTTGCCTCAATGATTGCGAAAAAAAGCGGGGTCAAAACTACAATTGCCAGAATTAGGAATCCTGAATACTCACTTATGAAAGGTGCTGATTTTGGTATTGACTTAGTTGTCCATCCTGAGATGGAAGTAGCAAAAGCTGTTTCTCACCTTGTCCGGCAGTCAAGTGCGTCAGATTTTTACGAATTTGAGAATGGTAGAATAAAAGTAATTGGCATAAGACTCGATGATAATTTTGAGTTTTATGGAAATAATCTAATCGAACTAAGTCATCATTTCAAAGATTTACCCCTCAGAGTACTCGCTATTAAGCGTGGAGGTATCACAATAATTCCAAAAGGTCAGGATATACTTTTACGTGGTGACCAGATTTTTGTAGTAGCAAGTAATAAATATTTAAAGGAAATTCTCAATTTTTTCGGCAAAATTAATGCCAACATAAGAAATGTTATGATTGTAGGTGGTGGTCTTGTAGGTGAATATGTAGCAAAAGACCTTGAAAAAAAAATATATGTCAAGATAATTGAGTCGAATGAAAAAAAAGCTAATCTCCTTGCTGAGAATCTTGACAAAAGTCTTGTAATTCATGGTGACGGCAACGATATAGACCTTTTACTTAGCGAAGATTTGTCAGAAATGGATGAATTTATTGCTGTTTCTGGTGACGATGAGACAAATATTATCACAAGTATGATTGCTTCTCAAATGAATGTCCCGCGAAGAATAATTATGGTAAAAAATGTGGACTATCTAAGAATGTCGGCGGCGCTAAACGTAGATTCAATATTATGTAAGCCATTGATTAGTGTGAATGTAATCAGACAGTTTATACGTCGAAAGAAATTAGCTTCATTTGCTGAAATCCCGGGATGTGATGCACTCATACTTGAGATGGAGGCTGATGAAAAATCTAAAATTGTCAAGAAGCCGCTCTGTGATATAAGTATTCCTGAAAGTGTAATTTTTGGTGCAGTTCTCAGAAAAAATAATGATATTGAAATTCCAACCGGTAGCACACAAATTAATCCGGGGGATAAAGCAATTGTGTTTCATCTTCCCGGCACAACAAAAGACATTGAAAGACTATTCTAA
- a CDS encoding ArsC family transcriptional regulator produces MSKQIQVIGTLKCRETQKVMRFFKERKITPRFLDLYQKGLAKGELENITRSIPIEELIDKESKEFKSKNFQYMVFSPEDVILEYPLIMKTPVTRLSGKAILGFDKDKLTEFINLLKQ; encoded by the coding sequence ATGTCTAAACAAATTCAGGTGATAGGCACACTCAAATGCCGTGAGACTCAAAAAGTAATGCGTTTTTTCAAGGAACGCAAAATTACCCCACGTTTTTTGGATTTATATCAAAAAGGGCTTGCAAAAGGTGAGCTTGAAAATATCACAAGAAGCATACCTATTGAAGAATTAATTGATAAGGAATCCAAGGAATTCAAAAGCAAAAATTTTCAGTATATGGTTTTTTCGCCGGAAGATGTTATACTTGAATATCCACTGATTATGAAAACACCTGTGACGCGCCTTTCAGGAAAAGCAATTCTCGGTTTCGACAAGGATAAACTGACAGAGTTTATTAATTTACTTAAGCAATAA
- a CDS encoding VOC family protein, translating into MKAALSFFEIPAQNYERAVKFYSDVFDFSINTCKCEDEIMGMIDSEPIAGAIFYKEGYEPGKKGIIISFHFAEISPILEKVEKYGGEILVSKTEITDEQGHFTLIMDSEGNRIGLHSK; encoded by the coding sequence ATGAAAGCAGCGTTAAGTTTCTTTGAAATTCCTGCTCAAAATTATGAGAGAGCAGTCAAATTCTACAGCGATGTATTTGATTTCAGTATCAATACGTGTAAATGTGAGGATGAAATAATGGGCATGATTGACTCAGAGCCGATTGCAGGCGCTATCTTCTACAAAGAAGGATACGAGCCGGGTAAAAAAGGAATAATCATATCTTTTCATTTCGCCGAAATATCTCCGATTTTAGAAAAAGTCGAAAAGTACGGTGGTGAAATATTAGTATCTAAGACTGAAATCACCGATGAGCAGGGGCATTTTACTTTAATTATGGATTCTGAAGGTAATAGAATAGGTCTTCACTCAAAGTAA
- a CDS encoding T9SS type A sorting domain-containing protein, whose amino-acid sequence MKHKMFLIAVVVLLSTAKLLSQLSLEVVWEKPQAGVIDAKFSPDGKFVYCLIGGDIKKLEVETGEFVATFERGGFENTYTYLELSPDGKWLLTGGYDGFVNLWNTDQQRIIRRILLPEQQDNQSLFYSSFSNDNKTIIINMTTKKPHPLLPTNEMVLYDLFEEIILKKVPFKRIGHVQFSNDGKFFITGSKFEENCRISLWDAKEMTVIREYTDLGTDDNGFRKIQLSDNNKLIGLATHNSNIVKILETETGKVVKTSEDGTTSTNFNLLQNDYYLIYQWRGDGTVDYGLNIYKYPDIFQSSVQRYGSNVIISKSIQNDDSDEKILVFQSSMALLTNSTTNVNEPVNHEFVITVNPEMISVNFDNADSIKIIDMNGIVIFDKKATEPNISIPNTFIAGTYICVIKTGDREYSQKFQVVR is encoded by the coding sequence ATGAAACACAAAATGTTTTTAATCGCTGTAGTTGTTTTATTATCAACTGCAAAACTTTTATCTCAGTTATCGCTTGAGGTGGTGTGGGAGAAACCACAGGCTGGGGTTATTGATGCTAAATTCTCACCAGACGGTAAGTTCGTTTACTGTCTTATTGGAGGTGACATCAAAAAACTTGAGGTTGAAACTGGTGAGTTTGTTGCGACATTTGAGAGAGGAGGATTTGAAAATACTTATACTTATCTGGAATTATCACCAGATGGTAAATGGTTACTTACAGGAGGTTATGATGGGTTTGTGAATCTGTGGAATACTGACCAGCAAAGGATTATAAGGAGAATATTATTGCCTGAGCAACAAGATAATCAAAGTTTATTTTACTCTTCATTTTCTAATGATAATAAGACTATAATCATTAATATGACAACTAAAAAACCACATCCTTTGTTACCTACAAATGAAATGGTGTTATATGATTTATTTGAAGAAATTATTCTTAAAAAAGTACCATTTAAAAGAATTGGACATGTTCAATTCTCCAATGACGGAAAGTTTTTTATTACAGGCAGTAAATTTGAGGAAAACTGTCGTATTTCTCTTTGGGATGCAAAAGAAATGACAGTAATCAGAGAATACACAGACTTAGGAACAGACGATAACGGATTCAGAAAAATTCAATTATCCGACAACAATAAGCTGATTGGGCTTGCAACTCATAATTCTAATATTGTAAAAATATTAGAAACTGAAACAGGGAAAGTTGTGAAAACAAGTGAAGATGGAACAACAAGTACTAATTTCAATTTGTTGCAAAATGATTATTATTTGATATATCAATGGCGAGGTGATGGTACTGTAGATTATGGGTTAAATATTTACAAGTATCCTGATATTTTTCAAAGTAGTGTGCAGCGTTATGGGTCAAATGTAATAATTTCAAAATCAATACAAAATGATGACAGTGATGAGAAAATTCTTGTGTTTCAAAGTAGTATGGCTTTATTAACAAACTCAACAACTAATGTTAATGAGCCTGTAAACCACGAGTTTGTTATCACTGTTAATCCTGAAATGATATCAGTAAATTTCGATAATGCTGACAGCATCAAAATTATTGATATGAATGGCATAGTAATTTTTGACAAGAAAGCAACAGAACCAAACATATCAATTCCAAATACTTTTATTGCCGGGACTTACATATGCGTGATAAAAACAGGCGACAGAGAATATTCCCAGAAATTTCAGGTAGTGAGGTAG
- a CDS encoding TrkH family potassium uptake protein — MLLPVPFSIYYQSTDINGLLLSSGICLVLGIAGIFLLPKNPQEIRAKEGFAVVSLGWLTFALFGSLPYLLGGATSSITDAFFETMSGVTTTGATIFSNVEVLPHGVLFWRSLTHWFGGMGIIVLTVAVLPFLGIGGMQLFKAEVPGPVVDKLSPRIAETAKILWGVYLFFTVLQTILLMLGGMNLFDALCHSFGTMATGGFSTKNASVGAYSSAYIDYVITAFMIIAGTNFALLYWLLRGKVNTLFNNGEFRFYIIIIAVATIIIGIHLFFNHTGNVFDSLRYAVFQVVAIITTTGFGTADYEEWSASSQLILFGLMFVGGCAGSTGGGFKVIRVIILIKFISNELVRLIHPQAIVFVKFGNLSLDRKVLINVAGFFMIYVMIAVFGTILISFFGIDILTSMGAVAATLNNIGPGLGAVGPTENYAHLPDVVKWILSFLMMLGRLEIYTVIILLIPAYWRR, encoded by the coding sequence ATGCTGCTGCCGGTGCCTTTTTCCATTTATTACCAAAGTACTGATATAAATGGCTTACTGCTGAGTTCAGGAATTTGTCTGGTTCTAGGAATTGCAGGAATTTTTCTTCTGCCAAAGAATCCACAAGAAATCAGAGCTAAGGAAGGTTTTGCGGTTGTTAGTCTGGGATGGCTTACATTTGCTTTATTTGGAAGTCTGCCTTATTTACTTGGCGGTGCTACAAGCAGCATAACTGATGCATTCTTTGAGACTATGTCAGGAGTTACTACCACCGGTGCTACAATTTTTTCGAATGTAGAAGTCCTACCTCACGGTGTTCTGTTTTGGAGAAGTCTTACTCATTGGTTTGGAGGTATGGGGATTATAGTATTAACTGTAGCAGTTCTACCTTTTCTGGGAATTGGTGGAATGCAGCTATTCAAAGCTGAAGTACCAGGGCCTGTCGTTGATAAACTTTCCCCGAGAATAGCAGAAACCGCAAAAATACTCTGGGGAGTTTATTTGTTTTTTACAGTTTTGCAGACCATCCTTCTAATGCTTGGAGGTATGAATTTATTTGATGCTTTATGCCACTCATTTGGAACTATGGCAACAGGCGGTTTTTCGACAAAGAACGCTAGCGTTGGTGCATACTCAAGTGCATATATTGACTATGTTATTACTGCATTTATGATAATTGCAGGTACAAATTTTGCTTTACTTTACTGGCTTTTGAGGGGAAAAGTTAATACCCTTTTTAATAACGGTGAATTTCGATTTTATATAATTATCATAGCAGTTGCAACTATAATTATCGGAATTCATTTGTTTTTCAATCATACGGGCAATGTTTTTGATAGTCTTAGGTATGCTGTTTTTCAGGTAGTGGCAATAATTACAACTACAGGATTTGGCACGGCAGATTATGAGGAATGGTCAGCATCGTCGCAATTAATTTTATTTGGATTGATGTTTGTCGGAGGTTGTGCAGGCTCGACAGGTGGAGGATTTAAAGTAATCAGAGTTATAATTTTGATTAAATTCATTAGTAATGAGCTTGTAAGACTAATTCATCCGCAGGCAATTGTATTTGTCAAATTCGGCAACTTATCGCTCGACAGAAAAGTTCTGATAAATGTAGCCGGATTTTTTATGATTTATGTTATGATAGCTGTGTTTGGGACAATATTAATATCATTTTTTGGCATTGATATTTTGACTTCAATGGGAGCTGTTGCTGCTACTCTAAATAATATTGGACCTGGACTTGGTGCGGTCGGTCCTACGGAAAATTATGCTCACCTTCCTGATGTTGTAAAATGGATTCTGTCCTTTTTGATGATGCTGGGAAGACTTGAGATTTACACAGTTATAATTCTACTTATTCCTGCTTACTGGAGAAGATGA
- a CDS encoding TonB-dependent receptor: MIKNVTLIIILTLFMPEVMISQGMTTASVNGITKDTEGNILVGVNVKVTHDPSGTVMGGRSNKSGRFNVVGLRVGGPFTIEATMVGYSKSTLNNINLGVGQNMSIDIILSQRAVRTADVEVFASKGDIISSEKTGASQTISEEEINNLPTISRSIHDYSRLSPHVISSTSEGSNVGGRNSKYNTIQVDGAVMSDAFGLSASGTPGGQAESQPISLDAIQEFQVSVSPFDVREGGFTGGAINAITRSGSNNLRGGGYFFGRNGSFVGTSPDANRRPFDDFGESVIGARVGGPVFKNKLFYFMNGEYKSRTDPFTIALGDPSALRFFPLSADSLDIIRQISINQYNYDPGTFENYSRSTDAYKMFARLDYNISDKHRLTFRHNFVHAYQGKDITRAETFYSFSGQEYLFNSMQNQSVLQLNSVFGSRFANELRVAITSIDDSRDAQSPIRYPQITISRLGPDGSASVSFGTRNASQANELSQRIIEVTDNFNIFLGNHVITAGISNQFITFDNLFIQNFNGAWTFEGVEAYKQGIARGFTRGYSLIEGVEMPRARFSYGQLGFYVQDEWTIQSNFKILAGVRGDMFVFPDKPLANPKVMETFKNPTEFSPGGLRSDNMPNPLAFSPRLGFNWDVFDDKTNQLRGGIGIFSGRTPGVWLANQYSNTGMDLGFTDIRDPSFQFTEELGYNAPTGAIQTTEVNLIDPDFKMPQIFRANIAYDRELPYGFFATVEIIYGKTIYDAVYRNLNLKYAYDNDGNQIFGIDGRPRYMGRDRLSNDFTRVLYLTNTTEGNQSSYTIQLQKPFRQGIFTDLSLNLAYTYNIAMDVNSLTSSVAASNWQFNHIVDPNNPTLTNSLFSIPHRVLANLSYRFELAKGYNTTVGLFYEGRSGAPFSMVYFSQSSVYIGDANNDDHWSNDLVYIPTGPNDDKMILTTGNWDELEYFINQFDELTDQRGEISERYSLRQPWRNNLDIRITQDIPINRWQRFQISLDILNFMNMLDPTWGYMYFMPNSNYSMMRFEGYVSQAEINAGLYQQQDLNKIKSGFIPNFRGNNRKDIFSVSDLFSRWQMQLGVRYFF; this comes from the coding sequence ATGATAAAAAATGTTACTTTGATTATTATTTTAACTTTGTTTATGCCTGAGGTAATGATTTCTCAAGGGATGACCACGGCATCTGTGAATGGTATAACAAAAGATACAGAAGGCAATATCCTCGTTGGTGTTAACGTAAAAGTAACACATGACCCATCAGGCACTGTGATGGGTGGACGGTCGAATAAATCCGGCAGGTTTAATGTTGTTGGTCTTCGTGTTGGTGGTCCTTTTACAATTGAGGCAACTATGGTCGGCTATTCAAAGTCAACTTTAAACAACATAAATCTCGGTGTCGGTCAGAATATGTCAATTGATATAATTCTTTCTCAAAGAGCTGTTAGAACAGCTGATGTTGAAGTTTTCGCTTCAAAAGGCGATATAATAAGCAGCGAAAAAACAGGTGCCTCGCAAACTATCAGTGAAGAAGAGATAAATAATTTACCTACAATTTCAAGGTCAATCCACGACTACTCAAGACTATCACCACACGTAATTTCCTCAACAAGTGAAGGCTCAAATGTGGGTGGCAGAAATAGCAAGTACAACACAATTCAAGTTGATGGCGCTGTTATGAGTGATGCCTTCGGACTTTCAGCATCCGGTACACCGGGCGGACAAGCTGAATCCCAGCCGATTTCACTTGATGCAATTCAGGAATTTCAGGTGTCAGTTTCTCCATTCGACGTTCGTGAAGGCGGCTTCACAGGTGGTGCTATCAATGCAATTACTCGTAGCGGCTCAAATAACTTGCGGGGTGGTGGCTATTTCTTCGGTAGAAACGGCTCTTTTGTTGGTACAAGTCCGGATGCAAATCGCAGACCATTTGATGATTTCGGTGAATCAGTAATCGGTGCAAGAGTTGGCGGTCCTGTATTCAAAAACAAGTTGTTCTATTTTATGAACGGCGAATATAAATCCAGAACCGACCCATTTACAATCGCTCTTGGTGACCCGAGTGCTCTGAGATTTTTTCCGTTAAGTGCAGATTCATTGGATATAATAAGGCAGATTTCAATCAATCAATATAATTATGATCCGGGCACATTTGAAAACTATTCAAGATCAACCGATGCTTATAAAATGTTTGCAAGACTTGACTATAATATTTCCGACAAGCACAGACTGACTTTCAGGCATAATTTTGTTCATGCTTATCAAGGCAAGGATATCACCCGCGCCGAGACTTTCTACTCATTTTCGGGTCAGGAATATTTGTTCAACAGTATGCAGAACCAGTCAGTACTTCAACTAAATAGTGTTTTTGGAAGCCGGTTTGCAAATGAATTACGTGTAGCAATAACCTCGATAGATGATTCGAGAGACGCACAATCGCCAATCAGATATCCGCAAATTACTATTTCAAGGTTAGGTCCTGATGGCTCTGCTTCAGTTTCTTTTGGTACACGAAATGCTTCACAGGCTAATGAGCTAAGCCAAAGAATAATTGAAGTAACAGATAATTTTAATATTTTCCTTGGTAATCATGTAATTACAGCAGGAATTTCAAATCAGTTTATTACTTTTGACAACCTGTTCATCCAGAATTTTAATGGAGCCTGGACATTCGAAGGTGTAGAGGCATATAAGCAAGGTATTGCAAGAGGATTTACAAGAGGATATTCTCTCATTGAAGGTGTCGAAATGCCAAGGGCAAGATTTTCTTACGGACAGCTTGGCTTTTACGTTCAGGACGAATGGACAATTCAAAGCAATTTCAAGATACTTGCCGGCGTAAGGGGCGATATGTTTGTTTTTCCTGATAAACCTTTAGCAAATCCAAAAGTAATGGAAACATTTAAAAATCCTACTGAGTTTTCTCCCGGTGGTTTGAGAAGTGATAATATGCCCAACCCTCTTGCTTTTTCACCGAGGTTAGGATTCAATTGGGATGTTTTTGATGATAAAACTAATCAGTTGCGTGGTGGTATAGGAATTTTTTCAGGAAGAACCCCCGGTGTCTGGCTGGCAAATCAATATTCTAATACAGGTATGGACTTAGGATTTACAGATATTCGTGACCCTTCATTCCAGTTCACGGAAGAGCTCGGTTACAATGCACCTACGGGCGCTATCCAAACTACTGAAGTCAATCTCATTGACCCTGATTTTAAAATGCCTCAGATTTTCAGGGCTAATATTGCTTACGACCGCGAACTACCATATGGATTTTTTGCAACTGTTGAAATTATTTATGGCAAGACTATTTATGATGCCGTTTATAGAAATCTAAATCTCAAATATGCATACGACAATGACGGTAACCAGATTTTTGGTATAGACGGAAGACCCCGATATATGGGACGTGACCGTCTCAGCAATGACTTTACCAGAGTACTTTACCTTACCAACACCACAGAAGGCAATCAGTCAAGCTATACAATCCAGCTTCAAAAACCGTTCAGACAAGGCATTTTTACTGATTTGAGCTTGAATTTAGCTTATACATACAATATTGCTATGGACGTAAACAGCCTGACATCCAGCGTTGCGGCATCAAACTGGCAGTTTAATCATATAGTTGACCCAAATAACCCAACACTTACAAATTCGTTATTCTCGATTCCTCACAGAGTACTTGCTAATTTATCCTACAGATTTGAACTGGCAAAAGGTTACAATACTACTGTTGGTCTATTCTATGAAGGTCGTTCAGGCGCTCCGTTTTCGATGGTTTACTTCTCTCAGTCAAGTGTTTATATCGGAGATGCAAATAATGACGACCACTGGAGTAATGACTTGGTATATATTCCTACCGGTCCTAATGATGATAAGATGATACTTACAACAGGGAACTGGGATGAACTGGAATATTTCATAAATCAGTTTGATGAACTGACAGACCAGAGAGGAGAAATTTCAGAGCGTTATTCTCTGCGTCAACCCTGGAGAAATAATCTGGATATTAGAATAACACAGGACATTCCGATCAATCGCTGGCAAAGATTCCAAATTTCTCTTGATATTTTGAATTTTATGAATATGCTTGACCCTACTTGGGGTTATATGTATTTTATGCCTAATTCAAATTATAGTATGATGAGATTTGAAGGATATGTCTCTCAGGCTGAAATCAATGCCGGACTTTATCAGCAACAAGATTTAAACAAAATAAAATCCGGTTTTATCCCTAATTTCAGAGGTAATAACAGAAAAGATATATTCAGTGTCTCGGATTTATTCTCAAGATGGCAGATGCAGCTTGGAGTGAGATACTTTTTTTAG